In a genomic window of Thermoproteus tenax Kra 1:
- a CDS encoding isopentenyl phosphate kinase, translating to MIIVKLGGSAITDKSKPYTYRWGRLRGAARALTGVKAVIIHGAGSFAHPHVKTFGLTAAGIAYTKAALRRQTSLVVEDLAAAGIYAMPIEPSEIFWGKRLVRREPLDFALSNGMYPLLHGDVVPSDQGYVVLSGDDIAVELAAVYKPEAVVFLMDVDGIYTAPPGTPGAVKLKEINRGVTGGAAGIDVTGGIAKKVEAGFTIAALGIPVYYCSIDSSSDLQSLVKGREPLGCSVIKPNTEAAIERPIT from the coding sequence ATGATAATAGTCAAACTAGGCGGCTCTGCGATAACCGACAAGAGCAAGCCCTACACATATCGTTGGGGGCGCCTCAGAGGCGCCGCGCGGGCCCTCACCGGCGTGAAGGCAGTAATAATCCATGGCGCAGGCTCCTTCGCCCACCCCCACGTTAAAACTTTCGGACTCACCGCCGCAGGTATAGCGTACACTAAGGCAGCTCTGAGGCGCCAGACATCACTAGTCGTAGAGGATCTGGCCGCCGCCGGGATATACGCGATGCCTATAGAGCCCAGCGAGATCTTCTGGGGCAAAAGACTTGTGAGAAGAGAGCCGTTGGATTTCGCGCTATCGAACGGCATGTATCCGCTATTACATGGTGACGTTGTCCCCTCAGACCAAGGCTATGTAGTGCTAAGCGGCGACGACATAGCCGTTGAGCTGGCCGCCGTCTACAAGCCTGAAGCCGTCGTGTTCCTAATGGACGTTGACGGCATATACACGGCGCCCCCGGGCACTCCCGGCGCAGTGAAGCTTAAGGAGATCAACAGAGGCGTGACGGGAGGGGCGGCCGGCATAGATGTTACGGGCGGAATAGCGAAGAAGGTAGAGGCGGGCTTTACTATTGCAGCCCTGGGGATACCCGTGTATTACTGCTCTATAGACTCCTCAAGCGATTTGCAGAGCCTCGTCAAGGGCAGAGAGCCCCTCGGATGTAGCGTTATCAAGCCTAACACGGAGGCGGCGATTGAACGGCCAATAACATGA
- a CDS encoding polyprenyl synthetase family protein: MDVLDRLTEKYGKYVEDNLIKYLSIDLSAEFKDAVIYQIATGGKRLRPLLTLATAEAISGDFKRALPAAAIVELIHNYSLIYDDIIDRGDLRRGKPTTRKAFGDYAAILIGIWYREAIEEAVLDTPRPLEFAREVAKVIKAIDEGERLDILFEMAGRDDPYFISARWKNVSLDDYIRMVSLKTGVLIAASAKFGAMSATEDKSLWDSAWNFGMNAGIAFQIVDDVLDIFGDPAKFGKEIGKDIKEHKRGNIAVLLGLQELDEGSRSELLGILSKPSVTDADARRGVELLARTNAKERALQLADRYRERALRELARLPSSRDLEDLAAFIVQRQF, from the coding sequence ATGGACGTATTAGATAGATTGACCGAGAAATATGGTAAATATGTAGAGGACAACCTTATTAAATATCTTTCAATAGATCTATCGGCAGAGTTTAAGGATGCTGTGATATATCAAATAGCTACAGGCGGGAAAAGGCTAAGGCCTCTCTTGACGCTTGCCACAGCGGAGGCCATATCGGGGGACTTCAAACGGGCTCTGCCTGCGGCGGCGATCGTAGAGCTTATACACAACTACAGCCTTATATACGACGATATAATCGATAGAGGAGATCTAAGGAGGGGGAAGCCCACAACTAGGAAGGCGTTCGGCGACTATGCTGCGATATTGATAGGGATCTGGTACAGAGAGGCTATAGAGGAGGCCGTGCTGGATACGCCGAGGCCTCTCGAGTTCGCCAGAGAGGTCGCCAAGGTTATAAAGGCCATAGATGAGGGGGAGAGGTTGGATATACTCTTCGAGATGGCTGGGCGAGATGATCCATACTTTATATCGGCTAGGTGGAAGAACGTGTCCTTAGACGACTACATTAGGATGGTCTCATTGAAGACAGGCGTCTTGATAGCAGCGTCGGCCAAGTTCGGGGCAATGAGCGCAACTGAGGACAAGTCGCTCTGGGACTCCGCGTGGAATTTTGGCATGAACGCCGGCATCGCCTTCCAGATAGTGGACGATGTGTTGGATATATTTGGAGACCCCGCTAAGTTCGGCAAAGAGATCGGTAAGGACATAAAGGAGCACAAGAGGGGCAACATAGCTGTGTTGCTAGGCCTCCAAGAGCTCGACGAGGGATCGCGCTCGGAGCTCTTGGGCATACTCTCGAAACCCTCAGTGACCGATGCAGATGCGAGGAGGGGCGTCGAGCTCTTGGCTAGAACTAACGCCAAGGAGAGGGCGCTACAACTTGCCGATAGATATAGAGAGAGGGCCCTCAGAGAGCTTGCGAGGCTTCCGTCGAGCAGAGACTTGGAGGATTTAGCGGCCTTTATAGTACAGAGGCAGTTCTGA
- a CDS encoding twin-arginine translocase TatA/TatE family subunit — protein sequence MLLFITGQDWLIILIAIVILLIWGPSKLPALARGLGQALHEFRRASQGVVTSEDEETKKLMEVAKSLGINTEGKTKEQILEEVNQKVKEMNKKIAIG from the coding sequence ATGTTGTTGTTCATAACGGGCCAGGACTGGCTTATAATCCTCATAGCCATCGTGATTTTGCTGATATGGGGTCCCTCCAAATTGCCGGCGTTGGCGAGGGGGCTGGGCCAGGCCCTGCACGAGTTCAGAAGGGCCTCGCAAGGCGTTGTGACGTCTGAGGACGAGGAGACTAAAAAGCTCATGGAAGTAGCCAAAAGCTTGGGCATCAACACTGAGGGAAAGACCAAGGAACAGATACTAGAGGAGGTCAACCAGAAGGTGAAGGAGATGAACAAAAAGATAGCTATAGGCTAG
- the mobA gene encoding molybdenum cofactor guanylyltransferase → MAVLVILAGGLSRRFQRPGEPWVNKCLYPVEGRPMIYRVADAARDLVSRVYVAPGRNKIEGFPSIDDDPEFSGPVAAVASAVAGLSDTLLFAPCDVPFISREVFAALLEQRGTAVFVAPNGLVESHIFKAEPADLKKVLPFLRQRGGRLDDIFRLSSSVTYLSVVEHSIPPRALKNINFREDLSTDEESYAEVFTRDLRIEWEPPLLKYIKGGSREVLWEELRVYLENGLFSMAAHVIDDLAVDNKRLKLISEGIKRAVGLKKASL, encoded by the coding sequence ATGGCCGTCCTAGTGATCCTCGCCGGCGGTCTCTCGCGGAGGTTCCAGAGGCCCGGAGAGCCTTGGGTGAACAAGTGCCTCTACCCAGTTGAGGGCAGGCCGATGATATACCGCGTGGCCGATGCTGCGAGGGATTTAGTGAGCCGCGTCTACGTCGCGCCGGGCCGCAATAAGATAGAGGGATTTCCCTCAATAGACGACGACCCGGAGTTCTCGGGACCTGTGGCCGCCGTGGCGTCCGCAGTCGCCGGACTCAGCGATACTCTCCTGTTTGCCCCCTGCGATGTACCCTTCATATCAAGGGAGGTCTTTGCGGCTCTCCTTGAGCAGAGGGGGACCGCCGTTTTTGTAGCGCCGAACGGCTTGGTGGAGTCCCACATATTCAAGGCGGAGCCGGCCGATCTGAAAAAGGTGCTGCCGTTCCTCAGGCAGAGGGGCGGCAGGCTGGACGATATATTCAGGCTTTCCAGCTCAGTGACATACCTAAGCGTTGTAGAGCACTCTATTCCTCCCCGGGCTCTTAAAAATATAAACTTCAGAGAGGATCTATCGACAGATGAGGAAAGCTACGCCGAGGTGTTCACTAGGGATCTCCGCATAGAGTGGGAGCCGCCGCTCTTGAAATATATAAAAGGAGGTTCACGAGAGGTCTTGTGGGAGGAGCTGAGAGTATATCTAGAGAACGGCCTCTTCTCTATGGCCGCCCACGTGATAGACGATCTGGCCGTGGACAACAAGAGGCTTAAGCTGATCAGCGAGGGGATCAAGAGGGCCGTAGGGCTCAAAAAAGCTAGCCTATAG
- a CDS encoding LysE family translocator gives MSWPAQLAAGLLLGYSLAVPPGPMNALIAAWSLRGLRHGVAVGAGAMTADFLFMLMTVGLYDFLLATVNSRYIALLYLVGAAFLIYIAWRIAISRPPQTSNEVKQERALKGYLLGLTLGLGNPYQLGWWLTVGLSSINSFGIFWALGLFAAIATWIVSFPAAVRAGWRINSGATWLIIKTFSTVTLASFGVYFIYLAISVLFHV, from the coding sequence ATGAGTTGGCCAGCCCAACTTGCCGCAGGTCTGCTCCTGGGCTACAGTCTCGCAGTGCCTCCCGGTCCTATGAACGCGCTAATAGCGGCGTGGTCTTTGAGAGGGCTCAGACACGGCGTCGCAGTCGGCGCAGGCGCCATGACGGCGGACTTCCTCTTCATGTTAATGACTGTGGGCCTCTACGATTTTCTCTTGGCAACGGTCAACTCCAGGTATATAGCGCTTTTATATCTCGTGGGAGCTGCATTCTTGATATATATAGCTTGGAGGATAGCGATATCAAGGCCTCCTCAGACCTCCAACGAAGTGAAACAAGAGAGGGCTCTAAAGGGATACCTCTTGGGATTAACCTTGGGCCTTGGCAACCCCTATCAGCTTGGCTGGTGGCTGACGGTGGGCCTGAGCTCTATAAACTCCTTTGGGATATTCTGGGCCCTCGGCCTCTTTGCCGCAATAGCTACATGGATAGTGTCGTTCCCAGCCGCCGTAAGGGCCGGCTGGAGGATCAACAGCGGTGCCACATGGCTCATTATCAAGACCTTCTCAACAGTGACTCTGGCATCCTTTGGGGTCTACTTTATATATTTAGCAATTAGCGTTTTATTTCACGTATAG
- a CDS encoding metallophosphoesterase, with the protein MLIGVVSDSHDNIYAIRKVAELFKRAGASLVIHAGDWVSPFSAKAFREALGQDVRILGVWGNNEGERLYFQKVSSQFGVEILGDAGSVEIGGVKIGVYHGTSPIIVESMVKSGLFDVVVYGHTHKLDVRRDGRTLVLNPGELCGYLTGRSTAVMLETDGLRAEVVEL; encoded by the coding sequence GTGCTGATAGGCGTAGTTTCAGACAGCCACGACAACATATATGCCATAAGGAAGGTCGCCGAGCTTTTCAAAAGAGCGGGCGCGAGTCTGGTCATACACGCAGGCGATTGGGTCTCTCCGTTCTCAGCGAAGGCGTTTAGGGAGGCGTTGGGACAAGACGTCAGAATCCTTGGAGTCTGGGGAAATAACGAGGGAGAGAGACTCTACTTCCAGAAAGTGTCCTCTCAGTTCGGCGTAGAGATATTGGGCGATGCTGGGTCTGTCGAAATAGGCGGAGTCAAGATAGGCGTCTATCACGGGACCTCTCCCATAATCGTTGAGTCAATGGTCAAGTCTGGCTTATTCGATGTAGTGGTATACGGGCACACCCATAAGCTTGATGTGAGAAGGGACGGTAGAACGTTGGTGTTAAACCCCGGCGAGCTATGCGGCTATCTAACGGGCAGAAGCACTGCCGTGATGTTGGAGACGGACGGCTTGAGGGCTGAGGTCGTGGAGCTATGA
- a CDS encoding lysine--tRNA ligase → MDSKVAEWRKLLQTLRGAGIEPYPHAFQVSHPIKTLGELRRQALLDAWLGLRIRTAGRATDIRRHPNVVFIDLYEDGTRFQAMVDPKEPLLEHIWRGDYVGVEGIIVKTQRGDYAVKAEGLYLLSKAVQSLPEWGKADRESPFYMRHRAVAMILDPTLRWRIYTRARLIQAFREAMWRRGFVEIPTPVLQPIYGGAAARPFITKIWAIDEEWYLRISPELYLKRYIIAGFPKVFEIGPQFRNEDIDALHNPEFWSLEAYQAYADYNDMMKLMEETTYEALTSVLGTPIVKYGDTTINFSPGWRRITLTDALREYGGFDPDKATDDQLKDKLKELQVPLKTYSRGLALVKLFEKLAEKHLIQPTFVVDYPEESTPLCKPHRAKPGLVERFEAFAGGHEIANAYTELNDPVKQYEFFKREEELFPKDEAHPLDYDFVEDLSFGMPPTGGIGIGIDRLAMIVTGAESIKDVIPFPIVARRALPEDVEK, encoded by the coding sequence ATGGACTCAAAGGTGGCCGAGTGGCGCAAGTTGCTCCAGACGTTGCGCGGAGCCGGGATAGAGCCGTATCCCCACGCGTTCCAAGTCAGCCATCCCATAAAGACTCTCGGCGAACTCAGGAGACAAGCTTTGTTGGACGCCTGGCTCGGCTTAAGGATTCGTACAGCAGGGAGAGCCACCGACATTAGGAGGCACCCCAACGTAGTGTTCATCGATCTGTACGAGGACGGCACGCGGTTTCAGGCCATGGTGGATCCCAAGGAGCCTCTATTGGAGCACATCTGGCGGGGAGACTACGTGGGAGTTGAGGGCATAATTGTAAAGACCCAGCGTGGCGACTACGCAGTTAAGGCGGAGGGACTTTACCTTCTCTCCAAGGCTGTGCAATCTCTGCCAGAGTGGGGCAAGGCCGACCGAGAGAGCCCCTTCTACATGAGGCATCGCGCTGTGGCGATGATCCTCGATCCGACTCTCAGATGGCGGATCTATACTAGAGCCCGCTTGATCCAAGCCTTCCGCGAGGCTATGTGGCGCAGAGGCTTCGTCGAGATACCGACACCTGTGCTCCAGCCGATCTACGGAGGCGCGGCGGCAAGGCCGTTCATTACGAAGATCTGGGCTATTGACGAGGAGTGGTACCTCAGAATATCGCCAGAGCTCTACCTCAAGAGGTATATAATAGCAGGCTTCCCCAAAGTTTTCGAGATAGGCCCCCAGTTCAGAAACGAGGACATAGATGCCTTGCATAACCCAGAGTTCTGGTCGCTAGAGGCCTATCAAGCTTACGCCGATTATAACGACATGATGAAGCTCATGGAGGAGACGACGTACGAGGCTCTGACGTCTGTCCTAGGCACGCCCATCGTTAAATACGGCGATACGACGATTAATTTCTCTCCGGGATGGAGGCGTATTACTCTGACGGATGCCCTGAGGGAGTATGGAGGATTTGATCCAGACAAGGCGACGGACGACCAACTGAAGGACAAGCTCAAGGAGCTCCAAGTCCCGCTTAAGACCTACAGCAGAGGCCTAGCCCTTGTTAAACTCTTCGAGAAATTGGCTGAGAAACACTTGATACAGCCGACGTTCGTAGTAGATTACCCCGAGGAGTCGACCCCCCTCTGCAAGCCTCACAGGGCGAAGCCGGGTCTCGTGGAGCGCTTCGAGGCCTTTGCAGGAGGCCACGAGATAGCCAACGCCTATACAGAGTTGAACGACCCAGTGAAGCAGTACGAATTCTTCAAGAGGGAGGAGGAGCTGTTTCCAAAGGACGAGGCACATCCGCTTGACTACGACTTCGTCGAGGATCTCTCCTTCGGGATGCCGCCCACTGGCGGCATCGGCATAGGCATAGACCGGCTAGCGATGATAGTCACGGGGGCTGAGTCTATCAAGGACGTGATACCGTTCCCAATAGTCGCCAGAAGGGCTCTGCCGGAGGACGTTGAAAAATAA